CGGATCAAGCCGCTCGGGAGGCTAAAGATGCTGGCCATGAGACCCGCCGTGGCCAAGCTCATGCCGTATACGTTCAGGTAGTACGGGACAAGCCATTGCGCCAACGCCACGAACGCACCAAATACGAGAAAATAGTACGCTCCAAATCGCCAGACGCGGACGGACTTGAGCGGCGCAAGCATCGTGCGAATAGTCCTCTGATTCGCGCCCTCCGCCACGCGGTTGGTGGTGAACATGGCGAACAGCAGCGTAATGGTGAGCAAACAACCTGCATAGATCAAGGGCAGAGTGCGCCAGGCTTCCAGTTGAGTCCCACCGGCCGTGAGTCGGTCCAGTGCTTTCGGGGCAAGCAAGGTTGTCAAGGCGGAGCCCGCGTTGCCAACGCCGAAGATTCCGAGCGCGGTCCCTTGCCGCTCCTTTGGAAAGAACACGGAGGTGTAGGCGATCCCCACCGCAAACGCCGCCCCGCTCATCCCGAAGAGCAATCCGGACAGCACCAGATGCGTAAACGTCGAAGCAAGACTAACCGAGGCGACGCCCGCTGTCGCGAGAAGCATAACCACAATGTAGACCGACTTACCTCCATAACGGTCGGTCAGAAGACCGACGGGGAGACGCATGATGGACCCTGTGAGGACCGGCGTACCCAGCAGCCAACCCAACTGCTCTTTGCTAAGAGGGATGATCTGCTTATCGACTAAGAACGCGCCGAGCACGCCGTACATCGTCCAGACCGCAAAACACACTGTGAATGCCAGCGTGTTGAGCAGCAGCATTCGGTTCGCGAGGGCTCGATTCCACATGCCCCAGTTATGGCCCGCGAGTGTTCGATCGGTTATGACGAACGTCATGAGCGCCCCAGCGAGCTCGGCGCATAATCAACGGGTGCCCTCTCGAACGGACATGCTGACGGACCGGTTCGGCCGATTTCACGACTACCTGCGGGTATCGTTGACAGATCGCTGCAACTTCCGGTGCGTCTACTGCATGCCCGAGAGTGAAGTACCGTGGCAGCCCCGGGACGAGATCCTAACCTTTGAAGAGATCGAACTGCTGGTGCGGTTCTTTGTGTCCCATGGCGTTCGCAAGGTGCGGCTGACCGGGGGCGAGCCGACGCTGCGCAAAGGGTACATCGACCTGATCCAGAACCTGCGTCGGATACCCGGGCTGCAGTCGATCGCGTTGACAACGAATGGCAGTACGCTGGTGCGAGACGCCAAGGCTCTCCGGGACGCAGGAATCACAAGCTTGAACGTGAGCCTCGATACATTGCGTCCGGATCGGTTCATTGAGATCACTCGACGCGACGAATTGCCCAAAGTACTCGCCGGCATCGAGGCTGCCCAGCAGCTCGGGATCGGAACGAAAATCAATGTGGTGGTGTTGCCCGGCGTCAACGAGGACGAGTTGTTCGACTTCGTGAGCTTTTCCGACGAGCACCGTCTGACGGTGCGCTTTATCGAGTTCATGCCGTTCTTGGACAATGGCTGGTCACCGACCAAGGTGATTTCATCGGCTGAGATTCGAGAGAGGTTAGCGTCCCGGTACGCACTCCGCGCACTGCCGACCGCCTCCAACGACGTAGCGAGGGAGTACGCGGTCGATGGCCACAATGGGCGAGTTGCCTTTGTTTCGAGTGTGTCGGAAAGCTTCTGTGCTGGATGCAGCCGTCTTCGCCTAACTGCCGATGGACAGCTGAAGTCATGCCTGTTCTTGCCCCCGGCCGTATCTCTGCGAGACCTCGTTCGTGCCGGGGCGACAGAGGTCGATTTGGCAGCGGCGGTGCGAGCGTGTCTGGAAGGCAAATGGCGCGCTCACCCCCCTATGCGCAGTTGGGCGCAGAGAGACAACTTAACGATGGTGCAGATCGGCGGATGAGAGACGTTTCACACAAGAACACAACCAAACGGACTGCGCTCGCGCGTGCCGAACTGACCGCGAGTCCCGACACGATCCGCAGAGTCCAGCAAGGCGATACCCCAAAAGGAGATCCCGTTCCGATCGCGAAGGTTGCGGCCATTCAGGCCACCAAGAAGACGACGGAGTGGATCCCGTATTGCCATAACATCCCGATTGAGCACGTGCGTGTGGACTTCGAGTTTCTGGAAGACCGAATCGCCATCGAGGTTTTCGTCACGTCCGTTGCAAAGACGGGAGTCGAGATGGAGGCTTTGACCGCCGCAGCAGCGGGAGCGCTGACGCTCTACGACATGCTGAAAATGATCGATGAAGAGATGGAAATCGTCGGCGTAAAGCTCTTGTCCAAGACGGGAGGCAAGAGCGACTTGCCCAAGCTCACGAGCTGGAATGCCCAGATCCTCGTCATGTCTGACCGCGCTCATCAGGGAGTGTACGAAGACCGAAGTGGCCCCATTCTCAAGCAGGCGCTGTCCTCCCACGGAGCGAGTTCAGTGGCCACAAGCATCCTCCCTGACGAGCCACGAGCCCTCGTTCAGGCTGTCCAACAGGCCGTGGAAGAGAGAGTTGCCCTTCTCATCGTCACTGGCGGTACCGGCGTCGGACCGCGCGACTTCACCACCGAAACCCTCGAACCGCTCTTGCACACCGCACTTCCCGGCGTCGTCGCTGCCTTCGAGTCCTACAGTCAGGCAAGGGTTCCAACCGCGATGCTTGCCCGCCCGGTGGCGGGACTCATCCGAAGCACGATCGTGCTTGCGATACCCGGAAGTCCTTCGGCCTGCGAAGACGCGATGGCTTGCCTCATGCCAAGTCTGCTTCACGTCCACAAGATGCTTGCGGGGGAGGGTCATCCGTGATCTCGGTAGACCATGCCCTAGAGGTGATACGGAGCTACCGACCAGCACGCCCCACTGAGACTGTGCCGCTCAACGCCGCTCGGGGTCGCGTCGCCGCCCGTGACTACACATCGCCGCTCGACTTCCCGCTCTTCGATAACTCCGCGATGGATGGCTACGCGGTCGGGGGACCCGAAGGGCCGTGGGAAATCGTTGGCGAAATCGCGGCGGGCCAATCCACGAAACTCACGCTCGGTCCGTGCGAGGCGGTCCGCATCTTCACCGGCGCACCGGTTTGCGCGCGCACCTTCGGGGTGATCCCACAAGAAGAGGCGACGGTACAAGACGGTTTCCTCATGGGCGTCGTACGTCGTTCTGCACATGTGCGGTTCCGGGCGGAAGAAGCGGCAACAGGAAAAATCGTGGTCCGCGCAGGGCAGAGGCTTCAGCCACCGCACTTGGCTGGCCTCGCTTCCTGCGGGTTCTCTGCTGTCGAAGTCGAGAAGGTCCCCGTGACGACCGTCCTGACAACGGGAAATGAAGTTGTGTCCCCGGGGGAAACACTATCGTTCGGTCAGATTCACAACTCAAACGCGACCGCGATCCAGGCAACGCTTGCCGATTGGGGCATCGCCGCGCAAACTCAGCACGCACTGGATCGACTCTCCGATTTGCAGGAGCTGGTTCCTCGCATCTGCGAAACGAGCGACCTGCTGATCTCAACCGGCGGGGTGTCCGTCGGCGCGCACGACTACGTCCGGCCAGCCATGGAAGCCGCACGGTTCGAGGTTATGTTCCACGGCGTCGCCGTGAAGCCGGGTAAGCCGATGGCGTTCGGAGTCCGGGAGGACGGCAAAGTGTGGTTTGGGCTGCCCGGAAACCCATTTTCGACGTGGGTCGGGTTGCTCGTTTTCATCGCTGCCTGGCTGGGACACGATCTTAAGCGCGAGCCGATCACGCTTGCACACGGAATGGGGCACAAGCCAGGCCGCGAGGAGTACGTTCCCGCGGTGCGACAAGCCGACGGTCAGGCCAAAGCACTGGAAGTCGTCGGTTCGCATGCAAACCTAGCGATGATCGACGCTGAAGGGCTTCTGAGGATCGAATCCTCTGCCGAGGAACTGCAACCGGGCCAGATCGTGGAGTTCCTTCAGGTCCCCTGGAGCCTAGACGCATGAAGCGAGTCAAACTTCGATACTTCGCGGTGCTACGTGAGCGGCGCGGTTTGAGCGAAGAGTGGTTGGACACGGACTTGACAACTGCAGGCCAACTCGTTCGATTTCTCATCGCCGAACATCGACTTGGTCTGCCAGATGCCCTCATTCGAGTGGCCGTCGCGAACGAGTTTGTCGGCCCCGACTATCACTTGGTCGATCGGGACGAGATCGTCCTGGTCCCCCCGGTGGCCGGGGGATGAGCTTCTTACTGGCTGATGCGCCGATTCAGCCGCTGGCGCACGCCGACGATGCAGCGGGTGGATTCGTCACGTTCGAAGGGAAGGTGCGGAACCACGCTGCGGGTCAGACAGTGGTCGCCCTCGAATACGAAGCGTTTCCGGACATGGCGATCGCGCAAGGCGAGCAGCTCGTGAACGAGGCAGTCGAGCGGTTCGAGCTTCGGTCCGCAAGAGTGATTCACCGCGTCGGCAAGCTCGTCGTGGGCGACACCGCCGTTGTGGTCCAGACAGCTTCCGCACACCGCCGAGCCGCATTCGAAGCCTGTGAGTGGATGATGGATCAGCTCAAATGGCGAGTACCGATCTGGAAACGGGAAACGTATGCCACTGGTGTCTCTGAGTGGGTCATGCCCCACAAATCTGCCGATGCGGCCCAAGACACCGCCATGTTTGCACGTCAAATGCGACTCCCCCAAGTTGGAGAGCGCGGCCAAATGGACCTGAGCAAGGCTAAGGTGCTCCTCGTAGGGGTAGGCGGCCTGGCCTCAGGAAGCCTGCCCGCGCTCGTGGGAGCGGGAATAGGAACGATCGGCCTAGTCGATGCTGACCTCGTCGATGTCTCGAATCTCCACCGCCAACCGCTCTACGCGGCCGAGGATGTGGGTCGATCAAAGGTTGAGCGGGCGGCATGGTTCGCCACGCGCCTCCGCCCTGCGGTCACGATCCAACCGTTTCCCGAAAACCTGACCGCCTCGAATGCCGAGCAGCTGGTCTCCGCCTATGACTGGGTTGTTGACGGAACTGACTCGCTCGCCACCAAGTTCCTGCTGGATCGTGTCTGCAAGAAGCTTGGCAGGCCCTTGGTCACCGCAAGCGTGCACCAGTTTGAGGGCCAGATCATGACGATCGTGCCGGGTGGTCCCAGCTTGCGCGACCTATTCCCGACGCCGCCCCCGGACAACTGCGTCGGGACCTGCGCGCAAACAGGGGTACTCGGAGTTGTTCCATCTGTGATGGGGGTTCTGCAGGCAAACGAGGTGATCAAGGGCATTCTTGGCCTGTCAGTTCTGGACAACCGCTTGATTCTCTTGGACTTACAGACCTTGGAGCTCACTTCGCTCCGCCGCACCGCAAACGTCTGCACATCAGAGCCGGAACTCGACTGGAGTCTAGACCCAGAACTCTCTCGCCTCGATTCCTACGAGATCATCGACATACGGGAGCTCGATGAGTCCCCGGTGCTGGCAGTTCCACATCGGAGAATCCCGATGCAAGATTGCTACCAACTCGGATGGGACCGTCCTACCCTCTTCGTGTGTGCGACGGGCCGCCGCAGCTATCGGCTGGTGGCAGACCTGCGCGCCAGGAATCAGGAGAACGTGTACTCGCTTAACGGCGGCATCGCGAGTCTCACTCATGATTGAAACTTGGCTGCTCATCGGTGTCTTTGTCGTTGCGCTTGCCTACAGCATGGTCGGTCACGGCGGGGCCTCCGGTTACTTGGCGCTCATAGCCTTCACCACGATCCCGAGTGCGGTAGGGGCGACAACGGCGCTAGCGCTCAACGTCCTCGTTGCGGGTATCACGCTTCTGGTGTTCCGCCGTGCGAAACACTTCGATGGGTCGCTCGCCTGGCCGCTGCTACTGGGCTCGGTACCTCTTGCCTTCCTGGGCGGAAAGCTGCGTTTCGAAAGCGCGACGCAAGACCTGGTGCTGGCACTCGTACTCGTCTACGCTGCCGCCGCGCTCATGCTCAAGACCAAGACCCCTTCGGCGAGCGGCGAAACAACCGCCCCGAGACGCTGGGTGCTCACGGCGACGGGGTCGGGAATTGGGCTCTTAAGTGGGTTCGTCGGAGTGGGGGGTGGGATCTTTCTCTCGCCGCTCATGATTCTGCGGAAATGGGCGCAACCCCATACCGTCGCAGCACTGTCCGCGGGGTTCATCTTTGCCAATTCCATCGCAGGCTTACTCGCTCGCCCCAGTGACGTTTTGCAGGAAAGCCTGGGGTTGTGGCCTCTCACCCTTGGGGGCGTCGCCGGAGCGATTTGTGGCAGCCTGCTCGGGGCCAACCGAGTATCGAGCCTCTGGCTTCGCCGCGCTCTAGGCGTCGTGCTGCTCCTCGCGGTCGCCAAGCTCCTGCAGAAGAGCTTGGGGCTATGATGCGCGTCATAGCGGTTTCAGTCCCTGTGACATACACTTAGGGTATGGCCAAGCCTCCGGTTTCCATCGAGAAGCTGATCGAAGAATTCGGTCCGCATCCAGCCTACACCCCTCCGGGAGGCTGGGTTGGCCGGGATGATCCCGACAAGTTGGTCAAGACCCACTGCTGCTTCTGCGGGATGCAATGTGGGATCCAACTAAAAGTCAAGAAGGACCAGGTCATCGGCTTCGAGCCCTGGGAGGAGTTTCCATTTAACCGCGGAAAGCTGTGTCCAAAGGGGGTCAAGCGATATCTCCAAGGCGGCCACCCCGATCGACTGCTTGCCCCGCTCAAGAATGTCGCCGGTCAGGGGTTCGTACCCATCTCGTGGGAGGAGGCGTTCAGCACGACCATTCAGGCTATCAGGGACGTCCAAGCCAAGTATGGCAACGACGCCGTCGCCTTTCTCTCGGGTGTTTCCCTGACAAACGAGAAGAGCTACCTCATTGGGAAGTTCGCTCGGCTCGCACTCCAGACTGCCAACCTCGATTACAATGGCCGCCTTTGCATGGTGAGCGCGGGTGCGGGCAACAAGAAGGCGTTCGGACTCGATCGCGCTTCCAACTACTGGGAGGATATCGTCCACGCCGAAGTCATCCTCCTCGCGGGGACAAACGTCGCGGAGTGCTCGCCCATCACCACCGATTACATCTGGCGGGCCCGGGACCGAGGTGCAAAGCTCATCGTCATCGATCCTCGGGTGACACCGATCGCACGCACTTGCGACCTGCATCTGCCTGTTTTGCCGGGCACAGACTCTGCGCTACTCCTCGGAATCCTGCGCGTAGTCATCGAAGAGGGGCTTACGAACGAGGCATTCATCGCGGAGCACACTTCCGGCTGGGAGGAGACCAAGGCAGCCGCTCTCGCCCTGTCGCTGGAGGATGCAAGCCGCATCAGCGGCATCAAGGTCG
The sequence above is drawn from the Chthonomonas sp. genome and encodes:
- a CDS encoding bifunctional molybdenum cofactor biosynthesis protein MoaC/MoaB, with the translated sequence MRDVSHKNTTKRTALARAELTASPDTIRRVQQGDTPKGDPVPIAKVAAIQATKKTTEWIPYCHNIPIEHVRVDFEFLEDRIAIEVFVTSVAKTGVEMEALTAAAAGALTLYDMLKMIDEEMEIVGVKLLSKTGGKSDLPKLTSWNAQILVMSDRAHQGVYEDRSGPILKQALSSHGASSVATSILPDEPRALVQAVQQAVEERVALLIVTGGTGVGPRDFTTETLEPLLHTALPGVVAAFESYSQARVPTAMLARPVAGLIRSTIVLAIPGSPSACEDAMACLMPSLLHVHKMLAGEGHP
- a CDS encoding ThiF family adenylyltransferase, whose translation is MSFLLADAPIQPLAHADDAAGGFVTFEGKVRNHAAGQTVVALEYEAFPDMAIAQGEQLVNEAVERFELRSARVIHRVGKLVVGDTAVVVQTASAHRRAAFEACEWMMDQLKWRVPIWKRETYATGVSEWVMPHKSADAAQDTAMFARQMRLPQVGERGQMDLSKAKVLLVGVGGLASGSLPALVGAGIGTIGLVDADLVDVSNLHRQPLYAAEDVGRSKVERAAWFATRLRPAVTIQPFPENLTASNAEQLVSAYDWVVDGTDSLATKFLLDRVCKKLGRPLVTASVHQFEGQIMTIVPGGPSLRDLFPTPPPDNCVGTCAQTGVLGVVPSVMGVLQANEVIKGILGLSVLDNRLILLDLQTLELTSLRRTANVCTSEPELDWSLDPELSRLDSYEIIDIRELDESPVLAVPHRRIPMQDCYQLGWDRPTLFVCATGRRSYRLVADLRARNQENVYSLNGGIASLTHD
- the moaA gene encoding GTP 3',8-cyclase MoaA, with the translated sequence MPSRTDMLTDRFGRFHDYLRVSLTDRCNFRCVYCMPESEVPWQPRDEILTFEEIELLVRFFVSHGVRKVRLTGGEPTLRKGYIDLIQNLRRIPGLQSIALTTNGSTLVRDAKALRDAGITSLNVSLDTLRPDRFIEITRRDELPKVLAGIEAAQQLGIGTKINVVVLPGVNEDELFDFVSFSDEHRLTVRFIEFMPFLDNGWSPTKVISSAEIRERLASRYALRALPTASNDVAREYAVDGHNGRVAFVSSVSESFCAGCSRLRLTADGQLKSCLFLPPAVSLRDLVRAGATEVDLAAAVRACLEGKWRAHPPMRSWAQRDNLTMVQIGG
- a CDS encoding MoaD/ThiS family protein, yielding MKRVKLRYFAVLRERRGLSEEWLDTDLTTAGQLVRFLIAEHRLGLPDALIRVAVANEFVGPDYHLVDRDEIVLVPPVAGG
- a CDS encoding sulfite exporter TauE/SafE family protein; the encoded protein is MIETWLLIGVFVVALAYSMVGHGGASGYLALIAFTTIPSAVGATTALALNVLVAGITLLVFRRAKHFDGSLAWPLLLGSVPLAFLGGKLRFESATQDLVLALVLVYAAAALMLKTKTPSASGETTAPRRWVLTATGSGIGLLSGFVGVGGGIFLSPLMILRKWAQPHTVAALSAGFIFANSIAGLLARPSDVLQESLGLWPLTLGGVAGAICGSLLGANRVSSLWLRRALGVVLLLAVAKLLQKSLGL
- a CDS encoding molybdopterin molybdotransferase MoeA, producing the protein MISVDHALEVIRSYRPARPTETVPLNAARGRVAARDYTSPLDFPLFDNSAMDGYAVGGPEGPWEIVGEIAAGQSTKLTLGPCEAVRIFTGAPVCARTFGVIPQEEATVQDGFLMGVVRRSAHVRFRAEEAATGKIVVRAGQRLQPPHLAGLASCGFSAVEVEKVPVTTVLTTGNEVVSPGETLSFGQIHNSNATAIQATLADWGIAAQTQHALDRLSDLQELVPRICETSDLLISTGGVSVGAHDYVRPAMEAARFEVMFHGVAVKPGKPMAFGVREDGKVWFGLPGNPFSTWVGLLVFIAAWLGHDLKREPITLAHGMGHKPGREEYVPAVRQADGQAKALEVVGSHANLAMIDAEGLLRIESSAEELQPGQIVEFLQVPWSLDA
- a CDS encoding NarK/NasA family nitrate transporter, translated to MWNRALANRMLLLNTLAFTVCFAVWTMYGVLGAFLVDKQIIPLSKEQLGWLLGTPVLTGSIMRLPVGLLTDRYGGKSVYIVVMLLATAGVASVSLASTFTHLVLSGLLFGMSGAAFAVGIAYTSVFFPKERQGTALGIFGVGNAGSALTTLLAPKALDRLTAGGTQLEAWRTLPLIYAGCLLTITLLFAMFTTNRVAEGANQRTIRTMLAPLKSVRVWRFGAYYFLVFGAFVALAQWLVPYYLNVYGMSLATAGLMASIFSLPSGLIRALGGWLSDKFGARATMYWVLASCCLLFTLVIAPRMDILSPGEGVLAERAGTVTLVSPSEIQVGEKTYPLKPGKGPTLTQTLSNKASSLSEDTLILPNSHSWQEPVVEVNQSVKKRELLARGMTHVYFQANVWVFTGLVFLAGIMMGIGKAAVYRHIPDYFPNDVGVVGGIVGVIGGLGGFVCPILFGYLLKLTGLWTSCWLLLALVSIICLVWMHVTILRMSRQSPATE